CAccacaaattaacaaacttttatGTGAAATAAACTACATTTGTTATTGCAAGGTAATCTACAAAGATGCAATTTTCAACTAcataaaaatagagaaaaataaaataatgttgCATTTCAAAAATGACTAGTGTTATGCCGGAAATTTTCTATGTTCAACCGATTGTACGGTATTTGTATCTTGTGCGAGGTAAAACCAAGGCtttatatttgctcatttggaaGCTCTCCAATCAAATAAGCAATTAGCAATTGGAAAAAAATAGCGTTGGGTTGTATCTTATATGGTACAACCTGTTGTAGGGTGAAGAAGAGCCTTGTGTTATGCTTCCTAATAATGGTTTCTTGATATGAAAAAGCTTTTAACTTAAGAACTAGTGTTAGTCCAAGTTTAGACCTGTTCTGGACCACTAGGCAGTGCTTCATAACCATCATGGTGCTTAGTAGTAGGATACCTAAGGCTGTCAACTGGGATAAATTTCAACAAAACTGCTACTACTAAGCTTATTGCTCCAATTCCTACACTCAGCAACCACAACTTCCAGTTTAACGGCACCGTGTCGGCAAACGTGCCTAGGAATTCTACGATTATTACCTGAAACATCACTGTTGAGGATATGATGGCCATGAAAACCCAGTTCTTAAATATTCCCCTCAACACATTTATCTTTTCCATGTCCCTGCTGTTGATTTCGTTGAATACCTGAAAACAATGTCACATTCAAAATGAGGTTTCACAACATTCACAAATCACAGCAACATTCACAAATCACAGCAGCATTTATAACACAAACTGGCTTTTAGTTTGTGTTATAAGTTTTACCTGACAGAACACAAAGGTGTTGAATATGAAGGTGTTAAGAGTTTTAGTGGCATTTGGTCCAATGAGATTTAGGAGCTGTTTTCCATTGAACTGGAGAACTCCAAGGGCAGCCAACTGGTAAATGCTGTGACCAATAATGTTTCTCCACATGATGTTGGTTATGAAATAGGCGTCTCTCCCAACAGGTGGCCGCTTCATTAGTTCATCATTTGGTGGCTCAGTGGCTAATGCCAAAGCTCCTAGGGTGTCCATAATCATGTTTACCCAGAGCAACTGAACTGCTGTAAGAGGAGCAGACCCTGCAACATGTGCAAATACCATATAAACAAACCCATAAATGTGTAGCAACTCCCTCCCTTTGTCCGAAAAACCAAAAAAGTAATTCCAGACGCCTatgaaaaaccaaaaaaataaaggaTGTTATATGAACGTACCTGTGATGCAAGCAGAAGCAAAATTGGTAACCAGAGCAACTATGTTAACAGTTAACTGAAACTGTACAAACTTCTGTATATTTACATAAACAGAACGACCCCAGCGAGTAACCTTTACTATGGTTGCGAAATTGTCATCCATGATGACAATGTCAGCATTTTCTTTGGCAACCTGTAAGAAATGTAATGAAAAACATATTATGATAAATCAATGTAATTACATTTCATATACAAATATGAAGAGAAAATTAAGTGAAACCTCAGTTCCTGCAATTCCCATGGCAAGTCCAATGTCTGCTTCATGCAACGCTGGAGCATCATTAGTCCCATCCCCGGTTACTGCCACGACTTCTCTGTTATGCCTCAATTGGGTCACTAGTGTATGCTTGTCCAATGGCATTGAACGAGCCATCACCTGCAAGTCCATAATGTACATTCTATAATTTACTGTTTCATTGTCTTGTTTTGATAATTGATGTGCAATATATATACCTGTAAATTTGGGATAATATCTTGCATCTCCTTGGGGCTCATATTGCGAAAATCTGGGCCTTCAATAGCTATTCCATCACTAGTTAAGATTCCACATTCTCTTGCGATGGCTTTAGCAGTGTTAATATTATCCCCAGTAACCATCCTAACAGTAATCCCAGCAGCTAAACAAGTTTCAACAGCTTCCTTAACTCCTGGACGAACTGGATCCTTTATCCCAACAACTCCAATCAATGTAAGATTATCTTCAGGAATGCTGCTATCTTCACTACATTTGTCTCCCATATCTTTGTAAGCAATGCATAGGGTTCTTAATGCTTCCGATGCAAATTTGTTTATAACCTCAGTTATATTTTGTCTCGATTCTTCAGATAATGCTACTGGTATCCCATTAGGATCTAAAACCTTGTCACACATTTCCAATATTATTTCTGATGCACCTTTGCTGAAGGCTCGCACACCACCTGAAGGAAGAGCAGCAAGAATCGACATCTTCTTCCTCACTGAATTAAATGGCTCAATTTTAAGTATCTTCGATTCCTCTTGGAAAGTATCAAAATCGCCTCCTAGAAGCAACCCAAACTCTAAGATTGCTCTTTCAGTTGGAGTGCCTAATATCTTTGGTGTTCCCCCATCTTCTCCTTTAACTACTTCAGAGCCAGTGTTGAGAAATATAGCTTGTAGAAGTGTATCCAAAACGCTATTACATATAGATGATTTCACAGCATCTAAATGACTACTTGTGTTGGAGATATGCTTAACTTGATCTTGCACCCATAACTTAGTAACCACCATATGGTTAGTCGTTAAAGTCCCTGTTTTGTCGGTACAAATACAGCTTGCAGATCCCATTGTTTCACAGGCTGAGAGATGTCTAACAAGCGCCTTATCATTCATCAGTTTCTTCATAGCAAATGCAAGACTCAGAGTCACAGCTAATGGTAGTCCCTCAGGAACTGCAACAACAACTATGGTAACAGCAGTAGCAAAGTAGTTTAACAGCTTCATAGCATCAATTGAAGACCAATTACTCATCTCATGTTGAATCATCTTCTCCACCATAAACCGACCTACCAAAACCAAAAATGTAACAACTGCAAACCCTAAACCGATTTTACCGATGATAGTTGCTACACCATTCAGCTTAACTTGCAGTGGTGTCTCTTCTGTATCTCCCTCAAGTGTTGCCATCAAAGATCCCCACTCAGTCCTCATACCAACAGAAGTAACTAGCATTTTAGCTGATCCATCTTGTACTTTAGTTCCTGAGAGAAGAAAAGGTTTCTCTTTGCGAACATGAACTGGTTCACTCTCACCTGACAAACTCGATTCATCAATAGATAAGTTATAACCAGAGACAAAAAGTCCGTCTGCAGGAACTTGATCCCCTACCGACAACACAACAATATCTCCAACTACTAAATCATAGATTGAAATCTGTTGCCTTTGTCCATTTCTTGTAACATGTACCtgaatgtttttcttttctttgtcCAAGTCTTTGAATTGTAAGGATTGCTTATAGTCACTTACAGCAGTTACCATAACTACTAAAACAATACTAAGTATTATTCCTAACCCATCATACATGCCTTTTGGCCACCCTTCTGTTGCTAAACCTACTGCTACAGAAACAACAGCACATACCAATAGGATGATTAAGGTCAAATCTTGTAACGCGTCCCAAACAAAGTTCCAGAAAGATCTTGCAGGTTTCTCTACAAAGCGATTAGCACCAAATATGTTTTCTCTTTGTTTCGTATCATTTGAGTCAATTCCATTTTTAAAGGATGCAGAAATCTTTTGCGCGATTCCTTCTACTCCACCATGAGCGTTCAAGTCTCTTAAATTGTGACCGCGAACAATGGATGCTAGCTCGTCTGCATGAATGTTATATCCAGCTTGTTTGGCTTCTTCTGACACTATGTATTCCTCTTTCCTGCCCGCTGTGCGTAACAATAAAGGAGATAATTActtagaaagaaaagaaatagtAACATAAGATTGCAACTTTTACAATTATGAATTAGCTATTGAATTTGTACCATCAATGAAGTGTATAGCAGCTTTTTGTACATACAAAGCAACTCGTATCTTTTCCTGTAAGATCAAAACAGAAATTACTAACATGTTTTACCATTATCATCTACtaacctccgtttcaaaaagatatttacagttactatttgcacggaatccaatgcaatatttaactactaatatatccaatttcgtatgtgaaaaaattaaaaaatttgatattctgaaaatatatcccgagaccaatctaacaagatcttagatgtaacattttgatgtatataatggtgagaatttacggtcaaagtttttatactttggacacattttccaaagcgtaaagaactttatgaaacggaggtagtacattaTAAAGTataaatacaaaaaattacttCAGAAATACTTTTTACCGTAAGTGAAAGTCAAACTGTAAATTGTTTTCAGTTTATAAGACCGAATATATGTATTTAAAGAAAGATGTCTTCCACGTCTCAATTGACAATCTCACACAGTTACTTTTCCACTTGCTTAACATTTTCATTATCATATTATCATTTATTCTTCGGCCAACAAATCACATGCAAGACTTTTTCCACGTTAAATTTTTTACAATGTGCTATTATTAGACCGCCATATTAGTTTTGTAACTGATTTGTGGCGTTAGGATCCAAATTTTAATGTCCATACGTCTAATTCAGTTCATAAAATCATAATTAATCCAAACCAGAATATGGAAAGGATGACATTTTACACGACGGGATGCACACCTTTTGCTCTCATGGTTCGCGACATACAATGGCGGATCTTTCCTATACCTTCCCTAAAATTAATTTGTCTATAATTGTATAAATTTCATGCTATATTACCTCAACCTAGCTTTAGTTATACggttaaaaacttaaaaatagTGTTGAAAATTAATATCATGAAATCAATATTGATACCAAGTTTacaaaataagaaatatttttttttctcttataGAAAAATAGTTCCAAATATTCTATCTTTGACCCGAGAATCAAagtgaaaagaataaaaaagaatcgagGAATAAGAGACACAATAGTAAGTATAATAGTGTTTATATGGAAGAAAGATTTGATCTTAAAAAGCTAATTAATTAGCACAAAGATAGAGATCTAAATTAGAGAATGAGAAAGGAATAGAGTAGAATTAGGGATAAAAAACCTGAAGTTTGATGCGTTTACGGGCGGCTTCTTGACGCTTAGCAAGATCGGCAACCATACGAAAACGTCGACGAGGATTCTTAACGAGCCAAACAGCTGATCTCCATCTT
This sequence is a window from Spinacia oleracea cultivar Varoflay chromosome 1, BTI_SOV_V1, whole genome shotgun sequence. Protein-coding genes within it:
- the LOC110799028 gene encoding putative calcium-transporting ATPase 11, plasma membrane-type; amino-acid sequence: MSFKRMEKYLRENFDVEPKRPSEEALRRWRSAVWLVKNPRRRFRMVADLAKRQEAARKRIKLQEKIRVALYVQKAAIHFIDAGRKEEYIVSEEAKQAGYNIHADELASIVRGHNLRDLNAHGGVEGIAQKISASFKNGIDSNDTKQRENIFGANRFVEKPARSFWNFVWDALQDLTLIILLVCAVVSVAVGLATEGWPKGMYDGLGIILSIVLVVMVTAVSDYKQSLQFKDLDKEKKNIQVHVTRNGQRQQISIYDLVVGDIVVLSVGDQVPADGLFVSGYNLSIDESSLSGESEPVHVRKEKPFLLSGTKVQDGSAKMLVTSVGMRTEWGSLMATLEGDTEETPLQVKLNGVATIIGKIGLGFAVVTFLVLVGRFMVEKMIQHEMSNWSSIDAMKLLNYFATAVTIVVVAVPEGLPLAVTLSLAFAMKKLMNDKALVRHLSACETMGSASCICTDKTGTLTTNHMVVTKLWVQDQVKHISNTSSHLDAVKSSICNSVLDTLLQAIFLNTGSEVVKGEDGGTPKILGTPTERAILEFGLLLGGDFDTFQEESKILKIEPFNSVRKKMSILAALPSGGVRAFSKGASEIILEMCDKVLDPNGIPVALSEESRQNITEVINKFASEALRTLCIAYKDMGDKCSEDSSIPEDNLTLIGVVGIKDPVRPGVKEAVETCLAAGITVRMVTGDNINTAKAIARECGILTSDGIAIEGPDFRNMSPKEMQDIIPNLQVMARSMPLDKHTLVTQLRHNREVVAVTGDGTNDAPALHEADIGLAMGIAGTEVAKENADIVIMDDNFATIVKVTRWGRSVYVNIQKFVQFQLTVNIVALVTNFASACITGSAPLTAVQLLWVNMIMDTLGALALATEPPNDELMKRPPVGRDAYFITNIMWRNIIGHSIYQLAALGVLQFNGKQLLNLIGPNATKTLNTFIFNTFVFCQVFNEINSRDMEKINVLRGIFKNWVFMAIISSTVMFQVIIVEFLGTFADTVPLNWKLWLLSVGIGAISLVVAVLLKFIPVDSLRYPTTKHHDGYEALPSGPEQV